The proteins below come from a single Prolixibacter sp. NT017 genomic window:
- a CDS encoding thioredoxin family protein, with protein MKTITTILLLLVSVTGFSQIYDPVKWELKADRFAPDSARITINADIEKGWHIYSQAQDKNDGPVPTSFEFAPNSGYELIGKTEEPVPITKKEPAFNNATVSFFEGKTSFSQKIALRASDSLQIGVAVTFMVCSDEMCLPPETREYSVTVKEGPAFVAAAPDAGSFEPEGSNLGIWAIFFAGFAGGLLALLTPCVFPMLPLTVSFFTKQSKTRAKGIRNALIYAASIIVIYVTLGLTISLSLGPDALNSLASNGIMNLAFFIIFVVFAMSFFGAFEITLPSKWLNASDKAADKGGLIGIFFMAFTLSLVSFSCTGPIIGSLLVQAAVNGNVTGPAIGMLGFAVALALPFALFAAFPGWLNSLPKSGGWLNSVKVILGFIELAFALKFLSAVDLSYHWGIITREVFIALWIVIFGLLGFYLLGKLRLPHDDEQKKTSVTGLMTGVLVLGFVVYMVPGMWGAPLKLISGFPPPSFYTEGWSLQNTSSAVAVNTAQAANISTVSDNEFHCPHGLNCFHDYETGMAYAKQVNKPVILDFTGWSCVNCRKMEDNVWSDKTVLNLLSNDYVLISLYVDDKTRLPENEQYVSETTGRKVKTIGNKWSDFQATHFRTNAQPFYVLIDHDGNMLTKPKGYDTSIDGYIKFLNEGLKNFGS; from the coding sequence ATGAAAACAATAACTACCATACTCCTTTTACTGGTTTCTGTAACGGGATTCTCCCAAATTTACGACCCGGTAAAATGGGAACTGAAAGCAGACCGTTTTGCTCCCGATTCGGCACGAATTACAATAAATGCAGACATTGAAAAAGGATGGCACATTTATAGTCAGGCGCAGGACAAAAATGATGGTCCGGTACCTACTTCTTTTGAATTTGCGCCTAATTCAGGCTACGAGCTCATAGGAAAAACAGAGGAACCGGTCCCAATTACAAAGAAAGAACCTGCATTTAATAATGCAACAGTTTCTTTTTTTGAGGGAAAGACTTCGTTTAGCCAGAAAATTGCCCTGCGTGCCAGCGACAGTTTGCAAATTGGCGTGGCGGTAACTTTTATGGTATGCAGCGACGAAATGTGCCTTCCACCCGAAACGCGGGAATACTCAGTAACTGTAAAAGAAGGGCCTGCATTTGTTGCCGCTGCTCCGGATGCCGGTTCGTTTGAGCCTGAAGGAAGCAACCTCGGAATCTGGGCAATATTTTTTGCCGGATTTGCCGGTGGATTGCTGGCTTTACTGACTCCCTGCGTTTTCCCAATGCTCCCTTTAACGGTGAGCTTTTTCACAAAACAAAGTAAAACCAGGGCAAAAGGTATTCGTAATGCGTTAATTTATGCTGCTTCAATTATTGTAATTTATGTAACACTGGGTTTGACAATTTCACTTTCATTGGGCCCCGATGCACTAAATTCATTGGCAAGCAATGGAATTATGAACCTGGCATTTTTTATCATTTTTGTGGTATTTGCAATGTCGTTTTTTGGCGCTTTCGAAATTACATTACCTTCGAAATGGCTAAACGCATCGGATAAAGCAGCCGACAAAGGCGGATTAATCGGAATCTTTTTTATGGCGTTTACCTTGTCGCTGGTATCCTTCTCTTGCACAGGGCCAATTATTGGGAGTTTGCTGGTGCAGGCGGCTGTTAACGGCAATGTTACGGGTCCGGCTATCGGTATGCTGGGATTTGCTGTTGCGCTGGCGTTACCTTTTGCACTTTTTGCAGCTTTCCCGGGGTGGTTAAATTCGCTGCCAAAATCGGGCGGCTGGCTCAATTCAGTAAAAGTAATTCTTGGTTTTATTGAACTTGCTTTTGCCCTAAAATTCCTTTCTGCTGTTGATTTATCGTACCATTGGGGCATTATCACCAGAGAAGTTTTCATAGCGTTATGGATTGTGATATTCGGATTACTTGGTTTTTATTTGCTCGGGAAATTACGGCTTCCGCATGACGATGAACAGAAAAAAACCTCGGTTACCGGGTTAATGACAGGTGTTTTGGTTCTTGGGTTCGTTGTTTACATGGTTCCCGGAATGTGGGGCGCTCCGTTGAAACTGATAAGCGGTTTTCCTCCTCCATCGTTTTATACCGAAGGTTGGAGTTTGCAAAATACAAGTTCTGCAGTGGCGGTTAATACCGCGCAAGCTGCAAATATTTCAACGGTTTCCGATAATGAATTCCATTGCCCGCATGGGCTCAATTGTTTCCACGATTACGAAACAGGAATGGCCTATGCAAAACAGGTAAACAAACCGGTTATTCTCGATTTTACCGGATGGAGTTGTGTGAACTGCCGCAAAATGGAGGACAACGTATGGAGCGATAAAACGGTTTTAAACCTGCTTAGTAACGACTATGTGCTGATTTCGCTTTATGTGGACGACAAAACCCGGCTTCCTGAAAATGAACAGTATGTTTCGGAAACTACAGGGAGGAAAGTGAAAACCATTGGCAACAAATGGAGCGATTTTCAGGCAACACATTTTCGGACCAATGCCCAGCCATTTTATGTGCTGATTGACCACGACGGAAACATGCTTACCAAACCCAAAGGGTACGATACAAGTATTGACGGATATATTAAATTTCTTAACGAAGGTTTGAAGAATTTTGGGTCTTAA
- a CDS encoding YceI family protein, translating into MKKLVLLTVVVALFASISATGQSKLVSSKSHIKFFSTTPAENIEANNTTSVSTINPETGEIVFSVPMQGFEFEKALMQKHFNGEDFLNTKEFPKAKLTGKITNIDKVNFKSDGTYDAHVEGELTIKGVTKPVHEMGTIIVKGGNVAANSKFNITLADYGISFVKGKPSTNIAKTVEVTVQAEYAVQ; encoded by the coding sequence ATGAAAAAATTAGTCTTATTAACAGTAGTAGTTGCATTATTTGCAAGCATTTCGGCCACAGGCCAGTCAAAATTGGTGAGTTCAAAATCGCACATTAAATTTTTCTCGACCACACCGGCCGAAAACATCGAAGCGAACAACACCACATCGGTGAGTACAATTAATCCTGAAACCGGCGAAATCGTTTTCTCCGTGCCAATGCAGGGGTTTGAATTTGAAAAAGCGCTGATGCAGAAACATTTCAACGGTGAAGATTTTCTGAATACAAAAGAGTTTCCAAAAGCAAAACTCACTGGAAAAATTACCAACATCGATAAGGTGAATTTTAAAAGCGACGGGACTTATGATGCACATGTTGAAGGCGAACTTACCATTAAAGGCGTAACAAAACCAGTTCACGAAATGGGGACTATTATCGTAAAAGGCGGAAATGTGGCCGCCAACAGCAAATTCAACATTACGCTGGCCGACTACGGGATAAGCTTTGTAAAAGGAAAACCATCCACCAACATTGCAAAAACCGTAGAAGTTACCGTTCAGGCTGAATATGCAGTTCAATAA
- a CDS encoding peroxiredoxin-like family protein, with translation MEKIQFKKIKEAKGLQPGETVKDFSAVDLNDNVFTLSEALKKGPVVVIFYRGQWCPFCNKHLKTLEQNLDKIYEKGASVIAISPEKSEFLKRTADKTKASFSLLFDEDYKIAEAFDVAFRPTKFERTVYNKILKADMKNAHSDDSEQLPIPATFIIGTDSKIIWRHFDPDYKKRSKVDDIVKNIP, from the coding sequence ATGGAAAAGATTCAATTTAAAAAGATTAAGGAAGCAAAAGGATTGCAGCCAGGCGAAACAGTAAAAGATTTTTCGGCAGTTGACCTGAACGATAACGTTTTCACACTCAGCGAAGCCTTAAAAAAGGGGCCGGTAGTGGTCATTTTTTACCGCGGACAGTGGTGCCCGTTTTGTAACAAACACCTGAAAACACTGGAGCAAAACCTGGATAAAATTTATGAGAAAGGCGCCAGCGTTATAGCAATTTCCCCCGAGAAATCGGAATTTCTGAAACGTACTGCCGATAAAACCAAGGCTTCGTTTTCGCTTCTCTTTGATGAAGATTATAAAATTGCTGAAGCTTTTGATGTGGCATTCAGGCCTACAAAATTTGAACGAACCGTTTACAATAAAATCCTGAAAGCTGATATGAAAAATGCCCATTCCGACGACAGCGAACAATTGCCCATTCCGGCAACTTTCATAATTGGAACAGACAGTAAAATTATCTGGCGCCATTTCGACCCGGATTATAAAAAGCGGTCGAAAGTGGATGATATTGTTAAAAATATTCCTTAA
- a CDS encoding DinB family protein translates to MKKVAKENLIQLSGMLQLISKEQYTQNSEILSGSSVGQHIRHILEFYLLLVSGSFSGIISYDKRQRDKQIEENPLIALETIDRLLKGIDTLDLGQTVKFEGDFTTDGSHDNFTASSVGRELAYCIEHSIHHQAIIKAGLIGLGLSALTDEDFGVAYSTIRYRKNQCAQ, encoded by the coding sequence ATGAAAAAAGTGGCAAAAGAAAATCTGATTCAGTTGAGCGGAATGCTTCAACTCATCAGTAAAGAACAATACACGCAAAATTCGGAAATACTTTCCGGCTCGTCCGTCGGGCAGCACATCCGGCACATTCTGGAGTTTTACCTGCTGTTGGTTTCCGGCTCGTTTTCTGGTATAATCAGTTACGACAAACGCCAGCGTGACAAACAAATTGAAGAAAATCCGCTCATCGCCCTCGAAACAATCGACCGGTTGTTAAAAGGAATCGATACACTCGATTTAGGGCAGACTGTAAAATTTGAAGGCGATTTTACCACCGACGGCTCGCACGATAATTTCACGGCCAGTTCGGTGGGCCGCGAGCTTGCCTATTGCATCGAGCACAGCATCCACCATCAGGCAATCATCAAAGCCGGCCTCATTGGCCTGGGTTTGTCGGCTTTAACCGACGAAGATTTTGGCGTGGCTTATTCAACCATTCGTTACCGCAAAAACCAATGTGCACAGTAA
- a CDS encoding NRDE family protein has protein sequence MCTVSYIPNANGSSFVLTSNRDEKAFRPTIAPQIYELGETKTGFPKDEKAGGSWIAANNNGRLCCLLNGAFVAHEKKPHYTQSRGNILVELASSSLSPVDFYENKNLMNVEPFTIVTVETSNNKITHFSEFIWDGNKKHFKELNPGEPQIWSSVTLYSEEHRNLRKQWFGRFLKNVNGNISPESILGFHSGKHTSDNSINTVMEREGGLKTVSITQVIPENGKFRMSYFDLHNHVNTAISI, from the coding sequence ATGTGCACAGTAAGTTACATACCAAATGCTAACGGGAGCAGTTTTGTGCTTACCTCGAACCGCGACGAAAAAGCGTTCAGGCCAACCATTGCGCCACAAATATATGAGCTCGGTGAAACAAAAACAGGTTTTCCGAAAGATGAAAAAGCCGGTGGTTCGTGGATAGCAGCCAACAACAATGGAAGGTTGTGTTGTCTGCTTAACGGCGCTTTTGTGGCCCACGAAAAGAAACCGCATTACACGCAAAGCCGCGGAAATATTCTCGTTGAACTGGCATCTTCTTCCCTTTCGCCTGTCGATTTTTATGAAAACAAAAATTTGATGAATGTTGAGCCTTTCACGATTGTTACGGTGGAAACGTCGAATAATAAAATCACCCATTTCAGTGAATTTATCTGGGACGGCAACAAGAAACATTTTAAAGAACTTAATCCCGGGGAACCGCAAATCTGGTCGTCGGTTACACTTTACAGCGAAGAACACCGCAACCTGCGAAAACAGTGGTTCGGCCGTTTTTTAAAGAATGTAAACGGTAATATTTCGCCCGAAAGTATTTTGGGTTTTCACTCCGGTAAACATACAAGTGACAATTCAATTAATACGGTAATGGAGCGCGAAGGGGGTTTAAAAACCGTTAGCATCACCCAGGTAATTCCCGAAAACGGAAAATTCAGGATGAGTTATTTCGATTTGCACAACCATGTAAATACAGCCATTTCAATATGA
- a CDS encoding DUF6695 family protein, with translation MTFQKKHTGFAIAIAWPETWCKQSGAWYDGFINRIGISKHHYYKVGHAALVLIDDKTGKCNYFDFGRYHTPFQHGRVRSEMTDDGLKMKTVAKISADKEQILNFEEILTELQQNVECHGEGNIHASYSRINFEKAFGKASQMQQISPIRYGPFRYKGSNCSRFVNTVLRAGNPDWKSAFKLNFLVPLTPTPMNNVNSFPNKTMLPKLLPFTFAPSPITDKSKLKSTLKEPVRAAGIPATSQWLAGEGAGSWFTIDFENHLLKVTRYSVFGAIECAGLFENKDAIKVLKNKKSYKVAYPSDCKTVSLNLNGSEFRFNRTL, from the coding sequence ATGACTTTTCAGAAAAAACATACCGGATTTGCCATTGCCATTGCCTGGCCCGAAACCTGGTGCAAACAATCGGGCGCCTGGTACGACGGGTTTATTAACCGGATTGGTATCAGCAAACACCATTATTACAAGGTAGGCCATGCAGCGCTGGTTTTGATTGATGATAAAACCGGCAAATGCAATTATTTCGATTTTGGCCGCTACCACACCCCGTTTCAGCATGGCCGTGTCCGTAGTGAGATGACCGATGACGGACTAAAAATGAAAACCGTTGCTAAAATTTCAGCGGACAAAGAACAGATTTTGAATTTCGAAGAAATTTTAACTGAATTGCAGCAGAATGTAGAATGTCACGGCGAAGGAAATATCCATGCTTCCTATAGTCGCATCAACTTTGAAAAAGCATTCGGTAAAGCTTCGCAGATGCAGCAAATCAGCCCCATCCGTTACGGGCCGTTCCGATACAAAGGGAGCAACTGTTCGCGGTTTGTAAACACTGTTCTCCGTGCAGGAAATCCCGACTGGAAATCAGCTTTTAAACTGAATTTTTTGGTGCCGCTCACGCCAACTCCCATGAACAATGTAAATTCGTTTCCAAATAAAACGATGCTTCCAAAACTGTTGCCATTTACTTTTGCGCCATCTCCAATTACTGATAAAAGCAAATTAAAAAGCACACTAAAAGAACCTGTCCGTGCTGCCGGAATACCAGCAACTTCACAGTGGCTGGCAGGTGAAGGAGCAGGCTCTTGGTTTACGATTGACTTTGAAAATCACTTATTGAAAGTTACCCGATATTCGGTTTTTGGAGCTATTGAATGTGCAGGTTTGTTTGAAAATAAAGATGCAATCAAGGTTTTGAAAAACAAAAAATCATATAAAGTTGCTTATCCAAGTGATTGCAAAACGGTTTCACTCAATTTGAATGGCTCGGAATTTAGGTTTAACCGTACACTTTAA
- a CDS encoding phosphopantothenoylcysteine decarboxylase — protein sequence MLKGKKILLTVGPTREYLDPVRFITNESSGKMGFAIAEELHKENAELIIVCGPVNIQPKVPDRNIKKITTALEMYEECQKHFSDVDIAIFTAAVADYRPKHQANSKIKKDGNIATVEFVKNPDIAAEFGKIKMPHQISVGFALETDNVIENAQEKLTKKGFDMIVINSPNHGEGFGYDTNKVSILINGQNIKDYPLKSKSEVAKDIVDKIKSLL from the coding sequence ATGCTGAAAGGAAAAAAAATATTACTAACTGTCGGGCCGACAAGGGAATATTTAGACCCTGTCCGGTTTATTACCAACGAATCGAGTGGAAAAATGGGATTTGCCATTGCTGAAGAATTGCATAAGGAAAATGCTGAATTGATTATTGTTTGCGGACCTGTTAATATCCAGCCAAAAGTTCCAGACAGAAATATAAAAAAAATAACCACGGCGTTGGAAATGTACGAAGAGTGTCAAAAACATTTCAGCGACGTTGATATAGCCATTTTTACAGCTGCCGTTGCAGATTACAGGCCAAAACATCAGGCCAATTCCAAAATTAAAAAAGATGGAAATATTGCTACAGTTGAATTTGTTAAGAATCCTGATATTGCAGCAGAGTTTGGTAAGATTAAGATGCCACATCAAATATCAGTTGGTTTTGCCCTTGAAACTGATAATGTAATTGAGAACGCACAAGAAAAGCTAACAAAAAAAGGATTTGATATGATTGTAATTAACAGCCCAAACCATGGTGAAGGATTTGGATATGATACCAATAAAGTTTCTATTCTCATAAACGGGCAAAATATTAAGGATTATCCTTTAAAATCGAAAAGTGAAGTCGCAAAAGATATTGTGGATAAAATCAAATCTTTATTATAA
- the trxA gene encoding thioredoxin — MIKIVFIMAISILSFFSVTAQNAGYKQVNPAQFEQLIKKPGGVLLDVRTQNEFKNGHIANSGQLNYYALDFRKKLLMLPKEEPIYLYCNTGWRSEKAAKILSENGYKNVYNLEHGIMDWELQNLPVAVDPDAKPDTENKMEYEELARFIESGKPVFVDFYAPWCGPCRTMMPMVEELKTKYHGKITVVKVNVDASKKLVKEMKIQSVPYLALYNNGKPVYTKNGLTARDELEKAFQQNIKGL; from the coding sequence ATGATAAAAATAGTATTCATTATGGCAATTTCCATTTTATCTTTTTTTTCTGTTACTGCGCAAAATGCAGGTTATAAACAGGTAAACCCGGCACAATTCGAACAACTGATAAAAAAGCCGGGCGGTGTGTTGCTCGATGTTCGTACTCAAAACGAGTTTAAAAACGGGCACATTGCCAACTCAGGCCAACTCAATTATTACGCGCTCGACTTTCGGAAAAAATTGTTGATGCTCCCTAAAGAAGAACCCATTTATTTGTACTGCAATACCGGCTGGCGCAGCGAAAAAGCCGCTAAAATTTTGTCTGAAAACGGGTACAAAAACGTGTATAACCTTGAACACGGGATTATGGACTGGGAATTGCAAAACCTGCCGGTAGCGGTTGACCCTGATGCAAAACCCGACACCGAAAATAAAATGGAATACGAAGAACTGGCGCGGTTTATCGAATCGGGAAAACCCGTGTTTGTTGATTTTTATGCACCCTGGTGTGGGCCCTGCCGCACCATGATGCCGATGGTTGAAGAACTGAAAACAAAATACCATGGCAAAATTACCGTCGTAAAGGTAAACGTGGATGCCAGCAAAAAACTGGTGAAAGAGATGAAAATCCAGAGTGTGCCTTACCTGGCGCTGTACAACAACGGCAAACCGGTGTACACCAAAAACGGGCTTACCGCACGCGACGAATTGGAAAAAGCTTTTCAACAAAACATTAAGGGTTTATAA
- a CDS encoding metalloregulator ArsR/SmtB family transcription factor translates to MDNNQTCIRVFADSVQINHCREKLQSSQKTLAELSNLLALAGNEVRLKILFLLEEEGELCPCDLSDILGMSIPAVSQHLRKMKDGNVVEARRSGQTIFYSLKPEQTALLQPLFKHIINNNSNKVSV, encoded by the coding sequence ATGGATAATAATCAAACATGTATAAGGGTATTTGCCGACAGCGTGCAAATCAACCATTGCCGGGAAAAATTGCAATCATCGCAAAAAACGTTAGCCGAACTGAGCAACCTGCTGGCCCTCGCCGGCAACGAAGTCCGGTTGAAAATCCTATTTCTCCTGGAAGAGGAAGGCGAACTTTGCCCTTGCGACCTCTCGGATATTCTGGGAATGAGTATTCCGGCCGTATCGCAGCACCTTCGTAAAATGAAGGATGGAAATGTAGTTGAAGCCAGACGCTCAGGGCAGACCATTTTTTATTCGCTCAAACCTGAACAAACCGCGCTTCTTCAACCCTTATTCAAACACATCATCAACAATAATTCAAATAAAGTTAGTGTATGA
- the merTP gene encoding mercuric transport protein MerTP translates to MKTTNKFAGVGVLTAIAASLCCITPVLALISGVGGMASAFSWMEPFRPYLIGITVLVLAFAWYQKLKPRTAEEIQCDCETEEKPPFIQTKKFLGIASVLAFLMMAFPYYSNVFYPDNQKQPTTVDATGLITLDLKVEGMTCESCNLHVAHAAQELNGVTKAEADYKTGTAEIKFDPSKTSEDEIVQSINATGYQVAGKEVK, encoded by the coding sequence ATGAAAACAACAAACAAATTTGCCGGAGTGGGAGTGCTCACGGCAATCGCTGCATCGTTATGCTGTATCACACCAGTTTTGGCGCTTATTTCAGGCGTTGGCGGAATGGCATCCGCATTTTCGTGGATGGAACCTTTCAGGCCATATTTAATTGGGATTACTGTTTTAGTCCTGGCATTTGCCTGGTACCAAAAATTAAAACCCCGAACCGCAGAAGAAATCCAGTGCGACTGCGAAACAGAGGAGAAACCCCCGTTTATACAGACTAAAAAGTTTCTGGGAATCGCAAGCGTGTTGGCATTCCTGATGATGGCCTTTCCCTATTATTCCAACGTTTTCTATCCCGATAACCAAAAGCAACCGACAACTGTGGATGCAACCGGGCTCATTACCCTCGACCTGAAAGTTGAAGGAATGACCTGCGAATCGTGCAACCTCCACGTTGCCCATGCCGCGCAGGAACTCAACGGGGTTACCAAAGCCGAAGCCGATTACAAAACGGGCACAGCTGAAATAAAATTCGACCCCTCGAAAACCTCGGAGGATGAAATCGTTCAATCCATCAACGCAACCGGCTATCAAGTTGCAGGAAAAGAGGTTAAATAA
- the merA gene encoding mercury(II) reductase, with product MKFTEFKIKGMTCDHCAQTIAKKFSGNEGIIANDISYPSGTGKFEYDPEKISKEEITAIIDSTGHYKVAGEITSSENSHAATESQPTSIIHNESRRDAETPIPSGGGAGDGLFDLIIIGGGSAAFSAAIKAESLGLTTLMVNAGLDFGGTCVNVGCVPSKNLIRAGETAFHASHSNFQGIKPRGADIDFAQVIQGKKKLVATLQQKKYMDVVSDFKNLKMVEGWARFVDEKTIEVTPLTLGGAGGGLFKGLKFLIATGATTLEPSIEGLKDVPYLTNVSLFDLEKKPETMIVLGGGYIALEIAQAYHRLGTKVTLLQRSPFVLSKLTPDISDELLKHLRREGLNIQTGLSFTSVTEENARIKVKAEKHGEQKQFEAEKIVVATGTKPNTDKLGLENIGLKLDPNGHILVNDKMETNLRHIYAAGDVSNTPAFVYTAAFEGRIAVENAFTGVDSRADYSSLPWVVFTDPQVAGTGMDEAEAKARNIPFEVSKLELKDVPRAIAANDMRGFIKLIRNTETDKLIGARVVAPEGGELIQQLSMAIKFGITVKELSESFYPYLTLSEGIKLAAITFGKDISKLSCCAS from the coding sequence ATGAAATTTACAGAATTCAAAATCAAAGGCATGACCTGCGACCACTGCGCGCAAACCATAGCCAAAAAGTTTTCGGGGAATGAAGGAATCATCGCTAATGATATCAGTTATCCTTCGGGTACCGGCAAGTTTGAGTACGACCCCGAAAAAATCAGCAAAGAGGAAATCACGGCCATCATCGACAGCACCGGCCACTATAAAGTGGCGGGAGAAATTACCAGCAGTGAAAATAGTCATGCTGCAACTGAAAGTCAGCCCACAAGTATCATTCATAATGAATCCCGGAGGGATGCAGAAACTCCAATCCCTTCTGGAGGAGGGGCCGGGGATGGGCTCTTCGATTTAATTATTATTGGCGGGGGTTCGGCTGCATTTTCGGCAGCTATAAAAGCTGAGAGCTTAGGATTAACTACATTGATGGTGAATGCCGGCTTGGATTTTGGTGGAACCTGTGTAAATGTAGGTTGCGTTCCTTCCAAAAATTTAATCCGTGCAGGCGAAACCGCTTTTCATGCCAGCCATTCCAATTTTCAGGGAATAAAACCACGCGGCGCTGACATTGATTTTGCACAGGTTATTCAGGGAAAGAAAAAACTGGTTGCAACCCTTCAGCAAAAAAAATACATGGACGTGGTGAGCGATTTCAAAAACTTGAAAATGGTGGAAGGCTGGGCCAGATTTGTAGATGAAAAAACTATCGAGGTCACTCCCCTCACTTTGGGAGGGGCCGGGGGTGGGCTCTTTAAAGGATTAAAATTCCTGATTGCCACCGGGGCTACAACCTTGGAGCCTTCCATTGAAGGGCTTAAAGATGTGCCTTACCTGACCAATGTTTCGTTGTTCGATTTGGAAAAGAAGCCCGAAACAATGATTGTGCTGGGTGGCGGGTACATTGCGCTTGAAATTGCCCAGGCTTATCACCGCCTGGGAACAAAAGTTACCCTGTTGCAGCGCTCGCCGTTTGTACTTTCTAAACTTACGCCCGATATTTCTGATGAGTTGCTGAAGCACCTGCGCCGCGAAGGCCTGAATATTCAAACCGGATTATCGTTTACATCCGTTACTGAAGAAAACGCGAGGATAAAGGTAAAAGCCGAAAAACATGGCGAACAAAAACAGTTTGAAGCTGAAAAAATTGTAGTTGCCACCGGAACAAAACCCAATACCGATAAATTGGGATTGGAAAATATCGGTCTCAAACTCGACCCAAATGGGCACATCCTGGTCAACGACAAAATGGAAACCAACCTGCGCCATATTTACGCTGCAGGCGATGTGTCCAACACCCCGGCCTTCGTTTACACCGCTGCTTTCGAAGGGAGAATTGCCGTTGAAAACGCCTTTACAGGAGTCGACAGTCGGGCAGATTATTCGTCGCTACCTTGGGTAGTTTTTACCGACCCGCAGGTGGCCGGCACCGGAATGGACGAAGCGGAAGCCAAAGCCCGAAACATTCCGTTTGAGGTTTCAAAACTGGAACTGAAAGATGTTCCGCGTGCCATTGCCGCCAACGACATGCGAGGGTTTATCAAACTCATCCGCAATACCGAAACCGACAAATTAATCGGTGCAAGAGTGGTTGCCCCCGAGGGTGGCGAACTCATTCAGCAATTGAGTATGGCCATTAAATTTGGAATCACCGTTAAAGAATTATCCGAAAGTTTTTATCCTTACCTAACTTTAAGCGAAGGCATTAAACTTGCCGCCATCACCTTTGGAAAAGATATTTCGAAGTTGAGTTGTTGCGCGAGTTAA
- a CDS encoding LysE family transporter has product MISQYILFLLFGALATTIGAVPLGLVNLSVLDLALKNDTRSAIQIAQGASVVEVFFALASLLAGAKLSPFFEGNPVVRYFVFAVLLVSGLFFWFKTNKEKIRKETQKSFGFMKGVLLNIVSIQVLLFWLLAATVLSAKQWLPATFPEVLLFLSGVWLAKMGVLKGYAFLATKVAIHAEKFSANTNRIIGIVLIMVSIIQLIKI; this is encoded by the coding sequence ATGATTTCACAATACATATTATTTCTTCTTTTTGGCGCGCTGGCCACAACAATTGGCGCCGTGCCACTGGGGCTGGTTAACCTTTCGGTTTTGGATTTGGCCCTGAAAAACGATACACGCAGCGCAATACAAATTGCCCAGGGCGCCTCGGTTGTTGAAGTTTTTTTTGCACTCGCTTCGCTTTTGGCAGGGGCAAAATTATCACCATTTTTCGAAGGAAACCCGGTAGTGCGGTATTTCGTTTTTGCTGTTTTGCTGGTTTCAGGCCTTTTTTTCTGGTTCAAAACAAACAAGGAAAAAATCAGGAAAGAGACGCAAAAATCATTCGGTTTTATGAAAGGTGTTCTGCTAAATATTGTTAGCATTCAAGTGTTGCTTTTTTGGCTGCTTGCTGCCACCGTGCTTTCTGCAAAGCAATGGTTACCAGCAACATTTCCGGAGGTTTTGTTATTTCTGTCCGGAGTTTGGCTGGCAAAAATGGGCGTTTTAAAAGGTTATGCCTTCCTTGCTACAAAAGTGGCAATCCACGCCGAAAAATTTTCGGCCAATACAAACCGCATTATTGGCATTGTTCTGATAATGGTTTCAATCATTCAACTCATTAAAATTTAA